Proteins found in one Polyangia bacterium genomic segment:
- a CDS encoding UbiA-like polyprenyltransferase, translating to MTAVAGPDDPQRPRATAVGQAVTFGRMIKFSHTIFALPFALAAAAIAARGIGLPLPRLLAITLAMAGARTAAMGFNRIVDRHLDARNPRTAGRELPAGKVSLHAAWALTLSSAALFVGAAAYLGPLCLALSPVALGLLFGYSFTKRFTFLCHLFLGLAIASGPAGAWIAVRGDFTAAPALLMVAVATWIGGFDILYAISDADFDRLAGLHSIPARFGVKSSLLISAALHVLTVAALIALAIVAGLGVPFLIGVGIVLALLIGEHAIVTPNDLSRLNVAFFSLNGYVSVIFLAATLIDIFVR from the coding sequence ATGACCGCGGTGGCCGGCCCCGACGATCCGCAGCGACCGCGCGCCACCGCCGTCGGTCAGGCGGTGACGTTCGGGCGGATGATCAAGTTCAGCCACACCATCTTCGCCTTGCCGTTCGCGCTGGCGGCGGCGGCGATTGCCGCGCGGGGCATTGGCCTGCCGCTGCCCCGCCTTTTGGCGATCACCTTGGCCATGGCCGGGGCGCGCACGGCGGCGATGGGCTTTAACCGAATCGTCGACCGGCACCTCGACGCCCGCAACCCGCGCACCGCCGGCCGCGAGCTGCCCGCCGGCAAGGTGTCGCTGCACGCCGCCTGGGCGCTGACGTTGTCCAGCGCGGCGCTGTTCGTCGGCGCCGCCGCTTACCTGGGGCCGTTGTGCCTGGCCCTGTCGCCGGTGGCGCTGGGCTTGCTGTTTGGTTATTCGTTCACCAAACGGTTCACCTTTCTGTGTCATCTGTTCTTGGGGCTGGCCATCGCGTCAGGGCCGGCCGGCGCCTGGATCGCGGTGCGCGGCGATTTCACGGCGGCGCCGGCGCTGCTGATGGTGGCGGTGGCCACCTGGATAGGCGGCTTCGACATTCTCTATGCGATCTCCGACGCCGATTTCGATCGCTTGGCGGGGCTGCATTCGATCCCGGCGCGCTTCGGGGTGAAATCGTCGCTGCTGATCTCGGCGGCGTTGCACGTGCTCACCGTCGCAGCGTTGATCGCGCTGGCCATCGTCGCCGGCCTGGGCGTTCCGTTCTTGATCGGGGTGGGGATCGTGCTGGCCCTCCTGATCGGCGAGCACGCCATCGTGACGCCCAACGACCTGTCGCGCCTCAATGTCGCCTTCTTCAGCTTGAACGGTTACGTGTCGGTGATTTTCCTGGCCGCCACGTTGATCGACATCTTCGTCCGCTGA
- a CDS encoding HEAT repeat domain-containing protein codes for MKLRPFFAIGGFLLIAGQARAESPPVDRLPEPTIAAAGAEGDYLRAIHHQVHRRWAENFIRLAGETLPATDRVNDLTRAVEDELVIGADGQIISTKLTTPSGFAGFDDAVGDVLRDSAPFPKPPVDLLSDDDAVHIRWTFARDQRRCSQLALERAQDPLEIAAPKLLRKNRQAELFNRASAAVAAGLPVESVVGAVAKAWMPANLAGAHPSGRVARALAETGDRAAIKWLQAAVTQPATAGEVGEALSAAKVRVCPLVKKTLGGATVAEQEPAARALKNAGEPDCAPELVKLLQNPKARIEARVAAAVALGPITDDAGHKALAAAAKDDPSPAVRGAAMLAGIRPGAGRGKVVAMVAFLRDPAPDVRAAAAGGIIRAGGDTDLADLYVLFKDNDPRAAESVARELDRVRTEEATKFLVRLLKRPQASVQLLAAQMLIKRHAVSSFAALKPFLDPTTEPTLRARALVAADAPVLAAMANPGDGPGNDPNGAGVAAYRAYLGRGERDLAGAWWVGHAAMLSPDNQTETLLDWIATRDGGAPMARGGGTATAQGYHEK; via the coding sequence ATGAAATTGCGCCCGTTCTTTGCCATTGGTGGCTTTCTTTTGATTGCGGGTCAGGCGCGCGCCGAATCGCCACCCGTCGATCGACTACCCGAACCGACCATCGCCGCGGCGGGCGCCGAGGGTGACTACTTGCGCGCCATCCACCACCAGGTTCACCGCCGCTGGGCGGAGAACTTCATCCGCCTGGCCGGCGAGACCTTGCCGGCCACCGATCGGGTGAACGATCTCACCCGCGCCGTGGAAGACGAACTGGTGATCGGCGCCGACGGGCAGATCATCTCGACGAAGCTGACCACGCCGTCGGGCTTCGCCGGCTTCGATGACGCCGTGGGCGATGTGCTTCGCGACAGCGCTCCGTTTCCTAAGCCGCCCGTCGACCTGCTGTCCGACGACGACGCCGTGCACATCCGCTGGACGTTCGCTCGCGATCAGCGCCGCTGCTCCCAGCTCGCTCTCGAGCGGGCGCAAGATCCGCTGGAGATCGCCGCGCCCAAGCTGCTGCGCAAAAATCGCCAGGCCGAACTGTTCAATCGCGCCAGCGCGGCCGTCGCCGCCGGACTGCCGGTCGAAAGCGTGGTCGGCGCCGTGGCCAAGGCATGGATGCCCGCCAATCTGGCCGGCGCCCACCCGTCGGGGCGCGTGGCCCGCGCGCTGGCAGAGACCGGTGATCGGGCCGCGATCAAATGGCTACAAGCCGCCGTCACCCAGCCCGCCACGGCCGGCGAAGTGGGCGAGGCGCTGTCAGCGGCCAAGGTGCGGGTGTGCCCGCTGGTGAAAAAGACCCTGGGCGGGGCCACCGTCGCCGAACAAGAGCCGGCAGCCCGGGCCCTGAAGAACGCCGGCGAACCGGACTGCGCACCAGAGTTGGTCAAGCTGTTGCAAAATCCCAAGGCCCGCATCGAAGCGCGCGTCGCCGCCGCTGTGGCCCTGGGCCCGATCACCGACGACGCCGGCCACAAGGCGCTGGCCGCCGCGGCCAAAGACGATCCGTCACCGGCCGTGCGCGGGGCCGCCATGCTGGCCGGCATTCGCCCTGGCGCCGGCCGCGGCAAGGTGGTGGCGATGGTGGCATTCCTGCGCGATCCGGCACCCGACGTCCGCGCTGCTGCCGCCGGCGGGATCATCCGCGCCGGCGGTGACACCGACCTCGCCGATCTGTATGTGCTGTTCAAGGACAATGACCCGCGCGCTGCGGAATCGGTGGCCCGCGAGCTGGATCGCGTGCGCACCGAGGAGGCGACCAAATTTCTGGTACGCCTGCTCAAACGCCCGCAGGCTTCGGTGCAGCTTCTGGCCGCCCAGATGTTGATCAAGCGCCACGCCGTCTCTTCGTTCGCGGCGCTGAAACCGTTTTTGGATCCGACGACCGAGCCCACCTTGCGGGCGCGCGCGTTGGTGGCGGCTGACGCTCCCGTGCTCGCGGCGATGGCCAATCCCGGCGACGGACCCGGCAACGATCCCAACGGCGCCGGCGTGGCCGCCTACCGTGCCTATCTTGGCCGGGGCGAGCGCGATCTGGCCGGCGCCTGGTGGGTCGGGCACGCGGCGATGTTGTCGCCCGACAATCAAACCGAGACGCTGTTGGACTGGATCGCCACCCGCGATGGCGGCGCGCCGATGGCCCGGGGTGGAGGCACCGCGACTGCCCAGGGGTACCACGAAAAGTGA
- a CDS encoding amidohydrolase family protein, protein MMPAPFAPSPAPASTLPVARLVSARWIFPITRPPIADGAVALDAADTVVDVGPRAEVVGRFPAAPEDRAEGVVLPGLINAHAHLELSALAGQVAGGQGLIAWAAAVMQARAGIDRAATRAAAASAASVAVRHGTAAVGDVANSLDSVGAIAAAGLRGMVFHELLGSREARTGDALADAARELGDLTVESGPWPAGLAYAPAPHAPYSAGADLLRRIFAAAARTGLPTSIHVGEDPDEIALLRDGSGRWPAVLAAMDVAPGSRVPHSTPLAYLDALGAFAAPSPPLLVHMVHADDDERRLAHDAGATVVLCPRSNLHIGGVLADVPALLGEGVALALGTDSLASADDLSLWAEMATLHAHFPSLPATVWLSAATRGGAEALCLPACGAIAAGKRPGLLDVLIEDYQQPLESLVRDPQPCLRWMARA, encoded by the coding sequence ATGATGCCTGCGCCGTTTGCTCCTTCGCCTGCACCCGCGTCGACGTTGCCCGTCGCCCGCCTGGTGAGCGCGCGCTGGATCTTTCCCATCACCCGACCGCCCATCGCCGATGGCGCCGTGGCCCTGGACGCCGCCGACACCGTGGTCGACGTCGGGCCGCGCGCCGAGGTGGTGGGCAGATTCCCCGCGGCGCCCGAAGATCGCGCCGAGGGCGTGGTGCTTCCGGGCCTGATCAACGCGCACGCGCACCTTGAACTGTCAGCCCTGGCCGGTCAGGTGGCAGGTGGCCAGGGTCTGATCGCCTGGGCCGCCGCGGTCATGCAAGCGCGCGCCGGCATCGATCGCGCTGCCACGCGCGCCGCCGCCGCCAGCGCCGCCAGCGTCGCCGTCCGCCACGGCACCGCCGCCGTGGGCGACGTGGCCAACAGCCTGGATTCGGTCGGCGCCATCGCCGCCGCCGGTCTGCGCGGGATGGTCTTTCACGAACTGCTGGGCTCGCGCGAGGCGCGCACCGGCGACGCGCTGGCCGACGCCGCCCGGGAGCTCGGCGACCTCACCGTCGAGAGCGGCCCCTGGCCGGCCGGTCTGGCCTATGCGCCCGCGCCGCACGCGCCCTACTCTGCCGGCGCCGATCTTTTGCGCCGCATCTTCGCCGCGGCCGCCCGCACCGGCCTGCCGACCTCGATCCACGTCGGCGAAGATCCCGACGAGATCGCCCTCCTGCGCGACGGCAGCGGCCGCTGGCCCGCCGTGCTGGCGGCGATGGACGTGGCCCCCGGATCGCGCGTGCCGCACTCGACCCCGCTCGCCTATCTCGATGCGCTGGGGGCCTTCGCGGCGCCGTCGCCACCGCTGCTGGTGCACATGGTCCACGCCGACGACGACGAGCGCCGCCTGGCCCACGACGCTGGCGCGACGGTGGTTTTGTGCCCACGCTCGAACCTGCACATCGGCGGCGTGCTGGCGGACGTGCCGGCGTTGCTGGGTGAAGGCGTGGCGTTGGCCCTCGGCACCGATAGCTTGGCGTCGGCGGATGATCTGTCGCTGTGGGCGGAGATGGCTACGCTGCACGCGCATTTCCCGTCGCTGCCGGCGACGGTGTGGCTCTCCGCCGCCACCCGCGGCGGCGCCGAGGCGTTGTGCCTTCCCGCCTGCGGCGCCATCGCCGCTGGCAAACGTCCCGGTCTGCTGGACGTGTTGATCGAAGACTATCAACAACCGCTGGAATCACTGGTGCGCGATCCGCAGCCCTGCCTGCGGTGGATGGCGCGCGCATGA